ataaacaataaaaataccctaccatgtgtacacacacaaatatacctGTAGTGACCTGTTCAGGGTGTAAAGCGCCTCACGCCCAATATCAGCCGTAATTAGCTCTGGCTCCCCCATGTCCCTCAAAGGACAAGTGGTAAAGATAATGGTCAGATGGTTGAGTTCTTCATTCAGTTTGTAGTAAACAGTCAAGATTCAAGGAAATTAGTAAGCTGTTACACCAATTTCTctggtttcattttgttttggcAGTGTATTATTGGTTCTGTGccacatttatttacagtcaaaacaagtaaaataatttgTACACCTGGCTGACACTGGGCATATATGAAATACAGCTAGCAAGACAAATCTTGTCTAAAGCTCATTAGAGCCTAAAGTGACAGAACATTTGTATGTactcaaacacagcagctgtggTCTAAAACGTTGGCAGACGAGGGGTTGCGTCACAGATAAACTACAAATAAGGAGACTGGAGAGAACTGCAGGTGGTACGTTCGACTTGAGAAAGactgaggagacagagatgaggCTCAGCTCCTACAGTTGAGTCAGAGCAGCTCCTAGCTCAGACAGACTATTGAGGTTTTGCCCTGTTTGCATTGGCAGCGAACACAGTCAGACAAGTCGATATCAGAGATATCCTGTCAACTCATTGAGAGACCCCGACATCGCCCTCTGCTCCCCTGAGTGAAAGTGAGACAATGAAAGACTCagaatggcaaaaaaaaaacaaaggaaaaagaatgaaaagataaaaggtGATGAGGCACTGCAAGAAAAAGTGCAATACAAAGCTTTTATAAATCGGATTGTGGGGTTATACAGACGAGCTGGcaaatgttgactttttaaGTGAAAGCTCAAATTAcgatgtgttgtgtttatcatAGGAAAATAAAGGGAATTTCAAATGTGCtttgtataataatatatattatatacattatataataatatatataatataataaccgACGAAACAGGTTTTAACTAATAATATCTGCTGTCCCATCCCTGGAATTGTAAAGCAGAATTAGCAATGTATCTCGGATTGAAAAATTAGTTTAGAGAAACAAACAAGGATGGATAGATATATGGACAAAGAGGGGGAAGGGGGCGGGGAAGCAGTggcagaaagaaacaaggaaCACTGTTGTCAAACCCAGTAACTAAGCCCTGGTGTCCCTCTGTCAGGCCAGTTCAGACCTCGGACAGAAGCCGTATTATAGAGCAGTGGCTCTGGCCAAGTGGAAGAACAATAGTTTCTGTGTGCTGGAGCCTCTGGAGCATCTTAACAGCTGGGAGATAGGAGGTCTGTCTGCGGCTGCACTTAATGGCATGTAAAGGGGCGTTGCAATTTTACACACATAAATTTCAGCTCCCTGCCTTTCCCAAAATCCCTGACCCATCTCCTTGCCACCACCTCCTCCCGCCAGGCAGCCATCACTCTCTATCTTACTCTCAtcccttcttttcttcctgtgcTCATTATTGACTGTTATTCTGTTTCCTGCTATCATCCCTCGCCACCTCTGTGGAGAAAGGCAAAAGAGAGCTACTGACAGGGAGATATTCTTCTTGTTAGCATGAGAAAGCCAGAGACTGGCAGAAGATCAGAGCAATGTCAACAAATAAGAGAGGTCCAAAAGCCTCCGCAGGAGGCATGCCAAAGCTCTTCTGTCACGAGGGCCTCTGAAACACAGGGAAAAAATAAGAACTGAAAAACTGTGCAGGAATGTCATCCCTCGCAGCAAAGAGTtcacaaacagcaacacataaAACCATGGGGATACGGTTTGTTCTATTCTGGCACTACACCTGTAGATGAGACCCTTCAGTGAGAACTGAAATCCATGCATCAAAGAGCAGGTTATGTAGCTAGACCCTTCAACTTTCCTACTTTCCACCTGTGCTTTTATGTTATTCTGCAAGCTCAAAGAAACACCACATATTCTAAGAAAAGCTCAGGAGCAAACACGCCTGCAAAAGAACTTgcctgaaacacaacaacaaggacTGGAGGCCACAACAGACAAACTTCAGCACATGTACTCTCCGAACTGGAGCATGGCTTCAATCACTGGTTCAGTAAGTGTCATTTTAAGGGAAGAGACACAGCAGTACGTCTTGAAGCCATCTTTAAaatctgtgctgttgtgaaacTTATCCTATAGCTCCCACTCAGTCATGTGATAGTGTGGAtgcctctgctgcagagtgATAATTTTAACAGCTGCAAGGAGTCAAAGCCGCTTTCACATGCAGTAAGTACCCTGAATGTATTTTCTGAGAGATGTTCCAATGCTATTTTCCCTTAATGAAACCTGGACTTTGCATATCTGCCGATACCAAGTACCAAtccgataccagtgcatttaagaaagtaacaatttgtataatgtattttaacagctgtatgctgcgaaccctgtatggaagtgatgagtGCTATCATTGTTGTATTGCCTGGCACACCTTGCTCTTTTACCGGTGGGACTTTCCGGTGTGGAATATTGCCAAATTGCAGACAttttagctagctctggctaatGCTACACTGCCGGATAGTGCAACAGCTGTCTTGGAGCGGAGAGGAAGACGAAGTAGTGATTTATGGGagaagaaaattgcagttttatctgggttGAACTAATGTactttaaagacgtggtatTGGATTGGTGAATAGATTTGTAATTCAGATGCTAATCAAATCTATGGACATCTCCTCAATGTATTTCATTGTATATGGACAGTGTAGGTGCACAGAGCTGCTTGGCTGAGATTCAACACTTATTCTTTGTTGACACCAGCGTGGTATTTAGATTAAAGTGACCTCCTCTTCAGCAACAGCAAAGATCTGATCTGAGCTGACCTGAGGAAGGGtaactttaaatgtcattaaataccagaataaatatgtaataactAGCAGATGTAAATCCTACTTAGCCAATTTTTACGTCTGTTGTGCACTATCACTACATTTGAAAGTAATTTTAATACATCACAAGGAAAAACTGGCCCCACTAATCTGCTGTCAAACGCAGCGTACGCAGACTTTTATCAatggctctgcagctgctgtttccaaagGTAATTCATTCATCACCGACCACTGATGGGAACACACGTCTTCAGCACAGACTGCTGCTTAGCCGCCGCTGTATTTCAAACAGAGCAGCATCCCGTGACTCCCtctgatttcttttaaatggaCAGGACGCAGGAAATATGGCTTGTCTAATGTGAGCCACACAGCACCACATGAGCGGGCATCATGTAAGGACATCTTGAAGCTGTCCCCCACTATAAAAGCATGATCCCGGCCACTGAAGGACACCGCTCCTCGTGCCCACTTCTTCCTTTGCTGCTGCACTGGAAGTAGTACAAAGAAGGTTTCAAATTTCGCAAAGCATGATTTTGACTGGGCTGAGAGGGCTACCATCCCCCCATGACTGCAAACCCAGGCTGGCTGAAATAGACCCCAGCCCCTatatcctcctctctctctctctcttctgaaGCAAGTCAATGCATCCTTAGTgggtggaaaaataaaaccatgcatTGCCTATGTCAGCACAACTACGACCTCAAACTCTTCAATTCACTCAAGAATTAATGCATTAGAGGTAATCTACGACATGTGgctttattttaatgcaatttCAGGGGGCATTGCAAATATTTGCTCTACGGTTTCTCACCAACACgatgcccccccctcctctcagtCTGCATATGTCAagacgctgctgcagctgcagctcatgcagatgtgcagctctgcagtttATCGACACTTCAAAGCAGCCACAttacacatgtacacatttcATCCACTCGTTAATGAACCTATTAGTGGTGCTCACATGGTTTGGGCTACTTCAGGCTCCTGTAACAACAACGCTGCCCCATTAGTCACCTGTGCACTGGGTTAGTCACATTCAGGCAGCGATGGCCAGGCAGGGTTGAATTACCAGCGGCGTTTATATCGGTCGAGTCAAAGGCTACAAACATGGTGACTCCGGTTCAATGAGGCTGTTCTAGCTGATGCTGTGGTGAGATGCGGTGAGGGTAAGAGCTAACGTTGCCAAAGTCACATTTCAAGTTGATATCAAATGTGACCCAGGaacaaaatgtcccttttcatttctttggtTTTTTTACCTGAtatgtttgttaaaaaaattattccTCTTTACTGTCCGTCCATCCTCACTGAGCCGCAGCGCATGCCCCCGTATCCAAGGCTTTAAATCCCCGGCTCGGCTCCATGTTTGTTCGGGTCTCTGACATCAAATGTAGTCCTGCTGCTGGAAGAGGAGAGCGACCCGGGGACTCTGTGTTTCCGAGGGGACGCGCCGGAGGAACGCGGGTGGAATCCGGCGTTAAATCCGCTCCGAGGAAGCAAAGAGCGGGCTCGGAAGGAAAAAAGACACCGCGTGAAATTCACACACGGGCGACGTGCACGCTCTTTACGACGTGAAGAACGCGAAGCGATGTAAATTCGTGGGGAAATGTCCCCATTGTGCGCTGTGATAATGGTACGTACCACTCTATTGTTGGGGGcgcgagaggagaggagcgtCCCGTGCAACTGACACGCGCTCGTGGGTTCCTCGTGGGGACGTGCGCGCTCGCTGTATTGGCTCGTTATCTGAAACCGATGTCCAATCGATCCCAGGGAAGGACCTTCGATTCGATCATGTCGATCAAGAGGAATCGATCTGGTTACAGCGCATTTACTACACAACACATCCCTGTATCCCTGCCACAAACAAGgggaaataatacaaaaaaacatgacataatGCAGTGCTGTTTGGTAAAATCATTAAAGTACgatattttacttttctctaTTACgttatatatttcttattttattttattatgtatgTCTGCAAATCATAATGATCTAACTACTACTGGAACCGTGTCCATAGTTTGTCATCTCTTGTATTAAGTCTCTTATTTATAGGCTTTATTCTTTGTTGTATTCTATGTAGTGCTTTACTCTGTATTCTagtactttgtttttgttgctattGTGTATCATTTACTTAGGGAGTGTGTATAGTACATTTTTAGTACATTGTatgtttattacattaaattttgagttattttaatTCTTGTTATCTGTTTCATTACTACTTCGCTCTATGTTCAATGCCCttgacctgctgctgtaacacaataatctatctatctatctatctatctatctatctatctatctatctatctatctatctatctatctatctatctatctatctatctatctatctatctatctatctatctatctatctatcatatatctatcatctatctatcatatatcTATCATATATCTGTAACCCAAATGATGCtgttttaaggtaaaaaaaaataccagtaaaatgtgtaaataaaaaataatctttaaagtataatatttgtcttttctttattatattatatatgtctaattttattttattttattatgtacGTCTGCCAATCATAACACAATGATGCTGTTGTAAGGTTAACAAAAATACCACTAAAttgaaatagaaacaaaataaatagaacaaatattttttaatatgtaatttgGGAATAATACGGTTCTGTTTGGCAACATCGTATTTtgcttttcttcattttatttttttaacctatAACGGAAGTCCCGCCCTCCCGCTTCCGTCGAATTCACAACATCCAACATGTCTGCCGCCATAAGTTCCCTCGTTTCGTACGGCAGCGATTCGGACTCGGACAATGAGTCGGAATCGAAAACCGCTGCGGGGAAAGTGGACCCAGTGGATCCGGACGCCATGGCCCATCTCAAGCCTCTTAAGTCTGAACCCACCATGACTCTGGCTCTTCTTAATTCCGCTCCCGAGGTCGCCGTGAAGGTAAGCTAAcgtagctagctagctagcgttagctAACATTACAGTGAAATAGTTAACTGCTGGTCGCATTGTGCTTAAATATTGTTAACCTACTCTTTCAGCAAATAAGATAAACACTTGACgagtatttgtttatttgagttGCGATAACAGTTGTGAACCAAGTATAAGTTGTAGCGGGAAACTTTGAGGTTGGAGCTAGAGAGGATGTTGTGTGTTAGCCTGTGAATCTACATCAAACAATAACTTGCTTATCGTTTAGAAAGAATAACAGTGTATCATCAACATTGCCTCCGTGTTGAGTTTTTACTTTTACGTTCATCATCTGATCCTGCttgtaaaacacaaagttatAACGGATTGTCTATCTTCTTGTCAGGAGGGTGTGGAGACTGGCATACATCTGGACCCTGCGCTGAAAGAAGTCACCTACAACCCGACATTTGAAACCCTGTTTGCACCAGAGGTAATCACTGAGCTCAACCCAATATCAAATATATTAGCTACTGTATTAAGATACTAGAGGTAATGATTACACAGCCTACATGTTGTATCTTATTGGATTTGGATGTGTTTACATGAATAGAGATGTTCAGGTGCAATTTCTTTCCTTCAAGATACTGATTCCGACATCGGACATTTCAATATCAGCTAATACTGAGTTCTGATCTGATACCTCTGTATTTAAAAGAGTAACAACTACCATCCCTGGtagttaaccctaaccctgtatggaagtgatgattcAGCATCATTGTTGTATAACttggctcaggttaaaccattttaaaagcaaatgcATCCAGACAATGAATTGCTAGTGTTGAGATTAGCAACACAAGAGCCAAGCCTCGAAACTGAAGTCCTGCATATGGTATACGTTGTCATTTTGCTCGTGGGACTTATCAGCGGGAACTATCTAaacagtacattttaaatatgaatcaaaCAGAAGGACCCTGTCAGTTATGGTTCCATAAAAGGTTAGCAtaatattgattttgtttttctattattcCCCATAGTTTGGGCCAATGAATCCGTTCAAAAGTCAGCAGATGTCTGCCCCAAGGAACATGTTGTCTGGCTTCGCAGAACCTGCTCACGTCAACGACTTCATGTTTGAGCAGCAAAGGAGGACATTCTCCACCTTTGGTAAGGAGCCCATTTCTGACCTCTGTCATTGGTTTGATAGATGTGATTGATATACTGTATGGACCctctttgaatttgaatgacCTTTTTATAACTCTCTCCACTGCTAATAGGTTATGCTCTCGATCCCTCTGTTGACACACACGATGTATCCACAAGTAGCTACATTGGTGCAGTAGAAGACGCTGAGAAAAATAAAGGTAATGATTAAAAGCAATTTGTCTACATCTGGCCACATActtacaactttattttgaattaaGTATTATTTAATGCAAGATCGTAATTGTAATCTCTTGTTGCTCCTCCTGAAGGGTTAACTGTGTTTGAGAGTGGACACACAAAAtctgagaaaaggaaaaaggtcaAAGGCGGAGAAGCAGGAGAGATTGACAACTTCCTTGGACCCTGGGCAAAATATGCCGATGAGAAGGATTTGGCCAAACCAACAGAGGTATTTTTTATTCCTATATATTGTTGCTGAGACTGCTACTTTTCACTCAATCAAGTAATTCCCTTTTGCTGAAAGGCATGAACTTGCACTTTAAATTGCtcatcttttttgtttgtgactgTATCCATGAACATAAATGATTGTTGTTTGTAACCTTGGTTGtggtgcatttttattttacaggaagagaagaaagagctGGATGAAATCTTGGccaagagacagaagaggggaaAGAATGAGGAAGAATctccagcagaggagaagaCTATTCTCCATGGTACTGTTGCCCTCTCTAATTTAGACATTTGAACAGCTATGGCACtatgtgcttttaaaaacacatccagatgctgcaggattttttttcacacattttgtctttttttgttcttcctACAGTTAAAGACATGTATGATTACCAGGGCAGGTCCTACCTCCACGTTCCACAGGATGTGGGCATCAACCTGCGTTCTGCAGAAGTTCCAGACAAGTGTTATCTGCCTAAGAAACAGATTCATGTCTGGTCCGGACACACCAAGGTCAGGCAcaatcatttgtttgtctttgtgaatgGTCTATTATCTATCAGTTATAAAACCTTGCAGCTGTAAATATTCTCTACCCAAACTTTGCTGATAAGTTCTAATACTGCAATGGTGGATACTAATGATTTTGACATGCAAAATATGAATTGTGTGTCTATGAGAGGAAATTGTATTATGCATTTGATTTTCCAAGACTAACAAGATAACAGCCTTATACGCACAGCCTTATACGCACAGATTGTCCCGGCCATATCAGattgtattcattcattcaaaacaCCGtctttataatttaaatattaaggCAAACACTGGGTTATTCCAAGAAAGATCTGATTCATGCCTCAGATCGGCCAGTGTGcttgagggagagaaaaatcaCTCCAGTTTTAAATTGGCTCCTATCAGCTTTGTGCAGGAAGCTACACCCCTCAGAGTCTAATTTAAAATAAGAAGAGTTTGAAAAGCGTGTGGAAGCACTGATGTTGAGATACTATTGAGCCGGCCGATGCGTTGTCGCCTAAGTTTTTAGAAAGTTTTGAAGAGTCGTCATCATTTTTTAGACTGTTACAGAGGCAGAGTGGAAGGTGAACACACTTTATATACCCTTGTTTCATCATAACTGCTTTAATACCAGTTGTCTGGGCCACGTCCAAATAAGGTCAATAGCGTTAACATACACAGTATTTTGTGTGGAAAATTGAGATCTAGTGCTGCTTTTCCATAACAGTAAGCAATGATTTTAACACTTTTAGCATAGAACAATTATAACACTACTGCAAAAGAAAAGATAATGACTTAAGAAATGTCTCACAAATCCaaaaatgcacataaacattttattgatattATAATCCTGGTCAGAATTTTTGTGGTCGAAGCAGTCATGCATACCTTAGATGTCAAAATCTTAAGTACAGTGGCATTCTTTAATATTAGATTGAGAATATCTGTCTGAATATTATGGCAAGTGTTTGCCCACTAGTTTTGCTTGTAAGAGTTTAGGGATTGAGCCTCATTTCTGCTCTGTGTGTAGTTCAAGTCATTCCAAATATATTTTGTGCtaaattcatgtctgaaaatgtacagaaatgtggtttcagtgCTGTTGGGGCCAGTGGCTGCAGTTGTGACTAGCATACTCATGATAAAGAGACTACTGTGATTAAATCTCTGAATATAATCTATTTCCCAGGGTGTCAGTGCGATCCGACTATTTCCTAGCTCTGGCCATCtactgctctcctcctccatggaCTGTAAGATCAAGGTAAATTCTCACAGAAGCTTATGAATGATTATGTAATACTTGTTCGTGTTTTGATATGGCTGATAACCATGTCACTATATGATCTGTAACGTTTTCTCATATTGTGCTTCTTTTGAAAAAGGTTAAAAGCTAATATCTACAATCACCATGATCTATTGTACTCTACAAACTGCATTGTAGaaaacagctttttctttttatatttaatgtgatgCTTTGTAGAGTCTACAAATGAtcaaatttaatataaattgtattaatataaCAAAGCTCTTGTTTTGCTACCTTGCACTTGCTGTGGTGATAAGAATTAATGTAGTGATGGGCTCAGTGATGTCAAatctattttcagtttttcctccttctctccacagcTGTGGGAAGTGTACGGCGAGAGGAGGTGCATACGGACGTTTATTGGTGAGTAAGCCAAGATCTGCGCTCATAATTCTATTTTTGGTGAATATTGACTATCCACTGTATAAAATGGTGAcataatattgtattattattattttatataaaacagcATATGATTAGCAAACATGAAATCTGCTGGAGGTCTTGAAGGCAAACtgcattttgggaaatgcaAACCAGGAACAGACTGAGCTCAGCATTACTTTAACACTAATGACACGTCTGCTGACCGTTGACAGAAAGtgtaggattttttttcttgttggggTCTGGGGTGTTTAGGCTAATGCATGCAGGTCACTCTTACACTCTTCCAGAGACAGCACGCTGTCAGAATAGAGATTGTTTGCAGCCCCGGTTCTGCTTGTCAGCTCCTTCACAGAATAT
This window of the Hippoglossus stenolepis isolate QCI-W04-F060 chromosome 20, HSTE1.2, whole genome shotgun sequence genome carries:
- the cdc40 gene encoding pre-mRNA-processing factor 17 — translated: MSAAISSLVSYGSDSDSDNESESKTAAGKVDPVDPDAMAHLKPLKSEPTMTLALLNSAPEVAVKEGVETGIHLDPALKEVTYNPTFETLFAPEFGPMNPFKSQQMSAPRNMLSGFAEPAHVNDFMFEQQRRTFSTFGYALDPSVDTHDVSTSSYIGAVEDAEKNKGLTVFESGHTKSEKRKKVKGGEAGEIDNFLGPWAKYADEKDLAKPTEEEKKELDEILAKRQKRGKNEEESPAEEKTILHVKDMYDYQGRSYLHVPQDVGINLRSAEVPDKCYLPKKQIHVWSGHTKGVSAIRLFPSSGHLLLSSSMDCKIKLWEVYGERRCIRTFIGHSKAVRDICFNNSGTKFLSAGYDRYLKLWDTETGQCISPFTNKKVPYCVKFNPDEEKQSLFVAGMSDKKIVQWDIRTKEVVQEYDRHLGAVNTITFVDENRRFVSTSDDKSLRVWEWDIPVDFKYIAEPSMHSMPAVTLSPNGKWLACQSMDNQILIFGAQNRFRLNKKKVFKGHMVAGYACQVDFSPDMSYVVSGDADGKLNIWDWKTTKLYHRIKAHDKVCISALWHPHETSKVITCGWDGQIKLWD